The Clostridia bacterium genome includes a region encoding these proteins:
- the yidD gene encoding membrane protein insertion efficiency factor YidD encodes MNKAAKSLLGFYKSSISSALPNRCIYTPSCSSYTYQAIEKYGIFRGIIKGFLRILRCNPLAKGGFDPVKENYRGKAKWLL; translated from the coding sequence TCGCTTCTCGGTTTTTATAAATCGAGCATATCGTCCGCTCTTCCGAATCGCTGTATTTACACCCCGTCTTGCTCGTCCTACACCTATCAGGCGATCGAAAAGTACGGAATTTTTCGAGGCATTATCAAAGGTTTTCTGCGTATTTTGCGTTGCAATCCACTCGCCAAAGGCGGGTTCGATCCCGTCAAAGAGAATTATAGAGGAAAAGCCAAATGGTTACTGTAA
- a CDS encoding YidC/Oxa1 family membrane protein insertase encodes MVTVTAFFVSSAPTITNWIGKLIFLMYKGIGNFGWTVVLFTVALKLILSPLDIWQKRTTMKNNRAMKLIQPELDKLKKTYASSPDVLQQKQMELYKKHGYSMTGGCLPALLTLVIFFVVFSGFNAAVRYENETIVYNLTTEYQAAVAADPDISSEELDAKMVAAYNKEKQSWLWIKNVFMPDTYANPVPTEEKFVGRGLGQINAKLPEETKGLNLRHSRYNDGYDAVLKPAMESYNKNKFFDMKHWNGYFILPILSIALSILSVKLSKQNQPIAPQQTDASGNPDKAGQGMMKAMNWLMPAMMGVFALFYSSAFCIYMVMNSLITVAFNAVWNVIQKRADAAEEDRRLQATFKR; translated from the coding sequence ATGGTTACTGTAACTGCGTTTTTCGTTTCAAGCGCGCCCACGATCACGAACTGGATCGGAAAATTGATCTTTCTGATGTATAAAGGCATCGGAAATTTCGGTTGGACGGTCGTCTTGTTTACCGTCGCGCTGAAACTCATTTTGTCTCCTTTGGATATTTGGCAAAAGCGCACGACGATGAAAAACAATCGTGCGATGAAGCTCATCCAGCCCGAACTCGATAAACTCAAAAAGACCTATGCGTCCTCGCCGGACGTCCTCCAACAAAAGCAAATGGAGCTTTATAAGAAGCACGGCTATTCGATGACGGGCGGCTGTTTGCCCGCTCTTTTGACGCTTGTGATCTTCTTCGTCGTCTTCTCCGGGTTCAACGCCGCCGTTCGTTATGAAAACGAGACGATCGTCTATAACCTGACGACGGAGTATCAAGCCGCCGTCGCTGCGGATCCCGACATTTCGTCCGAGGAGCTCGACGCAAAAATGGTCGCGGCGTATAACAAAGAAAAGCAAAGCTGGCTTTGGATCAAGAACGTCTTTATGCCGGATACCTACGCGAACCCCGTCCCCACCGAGGAAAAATTCGTCGGCAGAGGTCTCGGTCAGATCAACGCGAAGCTTCCCGAAGAGACCAAGGGGCTGAATCTCAGACATTCGCGCTATAACGACGGATACGACGCCGTCTTAAAGCCCGCGATGGAATCTTACAACAAGAATAAGTTCTTCGATATGAAGCATTGGAACGGATATTTCATCCTGCCGATTTTGTCGATCGCGCTTTCGATCCTCTCGGTCAAGTTGAGCAAGCAGAATCAACCGATCGCGCCTCAGCAGACGGATGCGAGCGGCAACCCCGATAAAGCGGGGCAGGGGATGATGAAAGCGATGAACTGGTTGATGCCCGCGATGATGGGCGTGTTCGCGCTGTTTTATTCTTCCGCGTTCTGTATCTATATGGTTATGAACTCTTTGATCACGGTCGCTTTCAACGCCGTTTGGAACGTGATCCAAAAGAGGGCGGACGCGGCGGAAGAAGATCGCCGTTTGCAGGCTACGTTCAA